From a region of the Mycobacterium intracellulare ATCC 13950 genome:
- a CDS encoding GlxA family transcriptional regulator, translated as MAEANATTRVVVIVVFDGVKLLDVAGPAEVFAEANRFGARYSLEIASVDGRDVTTSIGTRFAVTCPLSALESVDTVMVAGGDTLIGRPIDPALIEALKAVPGRTRRLASVCTGSFILAQAGLLNGKRATTHWRHTGRLARIFPAVRVEPDAIFVRDGDVFTSAGVSSGIDLALTLVEADYGAELVRKVARSLVVYLKRAGGQSQFSVMVEADPPPDSPLRAVTDAVNADPGADHSVKKLAAQASLSTRQLSRLFQSELGLTPARYVELVRVDFARAALEAGRTVAETARVAGFGSTETLRRVFLSRLGITPSAYRDRFRTSYD; from the coding sequence ATGGCGGAGGCCAACGCAACAACTCGTGTGGTGGTGATCGTCGTCTTCGACGGCGTGAAACTGTTGGACGTTGCGGGTCCCGCCGAGGTGTTCGCCGAAGCCAATCGGTTCGGCGCACGCTATTCGCTCGAAATCGCATCGGTAGACGGACGCGATGTGACCACGTCGATCGGCACCCGATTCGCTGTGACGTGTCCCCTCTCGGCCCTCGAATCCGTCGACACCGTCATGGTCGCGGGCGGTGACACACTGATCGGGCGGCCGATCGATCCCGCTCTCATCGAAGCACTCAAGGCCGTCCCGGGCCGGACCCGGCGCTTGGCATCCGTTTGCACGGGTTCGTTCATCCTGGCGCAGGCGGGCCTGCTCAACGGCAAGCGGGCGACCACGCACTGGCGGCATACCGGGCGGTTGGCCCGCATCTTCCCCGCGGTGCGCGTCGAACCGGATGCGATCTTTGTCCGCGACGGAGATGTATTCACCTCGGCGGGAGTGTCGTCGGGCATTGATCTCGCGTTGACGTTGGTGGAGGCGGATTATGGAGCCGAGTTGGTCCGTAAGGTCGCCCGGTCGTTGGTGGTATATCTCAAACGCGCTGGCGGACAATCGCAATTCTCCGTCATGGTGGAGGCCGACCCTCCGCCGGATTCTCCACTCAGGGCGGTTACCGATGCCGTCAACGCGGATCCAGGTGCCGACCACAGCGTGAAAAAGCTTGCGGCTCAGGCATCTTTGAGTACGCGCCAATTGTCCAGACTGTTTCAGTCCGAGTTGGGTTTGACGCCGGCACGTTATGTCGAGTTGGTTCGCGTCGATTTCGCTCGTGCCGCACTCGAAGCCGGCCGGACCGTTGCCGAGACCGCACGGGTAGCGGGCTTTGGGAGCACAGAAACACTCAGACGGGTTTTTCTCAGCCGCCTGGGCATCACCCCCAGCGCCTATCGGGATCGTTTCCGCACCTCCTACGACTGA
- a CDS encoding helix-turn-helix transcriptional regulator, whose translation MADHATILDTVDPVSPPRNGGALIGRHAECVALEQLLTRVRAGESRVLVLHGEPGVGKTALLDYVGERAAGCRVIRASGVESEMELAYAAVHQLCAAMLDRLDFLPVPQRDALSTALGQTTGPAPDRLLVGLAVLNMFSSMAEVEPLVCLVDDLQWLDQASSQTLVFVARRLAAESVGLVLTTRVVNPELKKLPTLEVNGLTETDARALLETVLATPLDARVRDQIIAETRGNPLALLELPRSLAGRELAGGFGLPGAPRLSAAMEQSFRRGVEALPDQSRRLLVLAAAEPLGDPGLLWRAAARLEIGAQAATPAIEAGLAEFGARVRFRHPLARSAAYRAAPLHIRQQVHAALAEVTDPDSDPDRRAWHRAHAAPGPDEDVAAELERSAGRARARGGMAAAAAFHERATMLTLDPALRVERALVAAASKADAGAFDSTLDLLAMAERGPLSELQHARADLIRAQLAYATNRGGDAPLLLLRAARRLEPIDARLARETYLDAISAAEFAGRLASPGGHVLEVARAATAAPRSTELPRAPDLVLNGLAANFIEGYSAAVPYLRAALDATGTGMSADDELRWMWLTSQAALHLWDDAHWDRLSQRYLTLARKTGAMNALPLALSTRAMLLTFVGDLTAVSVLVEEQHTVTEATGSNLAPYAAMTLASIRGHQADAEALISRTVAEAPQRGEGISTAVAEWTKALLHNGLGNYAEALAAARRGLEQQEYPSLRYPGVANWAAAEFVEAAVRSGMREEATQAMEWITEMTSASRTGWALGVETRCRALLADGEAAELLYRESIAHYGHSRVRAELARTHLLYGEWLRRGRRRTEARTQLRIAHEMLDAMGMEAFAERARRELQATGETARKRTAGVDGEKLTAQETQVARLARDGLSNPEIGARLFISPRTVQYHLRKVFTKLDISSRSQLDRVLPTDRPGSG comes from the coding sequence GTGGCTGACCACGCGACTATTCTCGACACCGTGGACCCGGTGTCGCCGCCACGGAATGGTGGTGCCCTGATAGGCCGGCACGCGGAATGTGTTGCGCTGGAACAGCTTCTCACCCGCGTGCGCGCCGGTGAGAGTCGTGTTCTGGTACTTCATGGAGAGCCGGGTGTCGGCAAGACGGCCTTGCTGGACTACGTCGGTGAACGGGCCGCCGGCTGTCGCGTCATCCGTGCCAGCGGGGTCGAGTCGGAGATGGAGCTGGCCTACGCCGCGGTGCACCAGTTGTGCGCGGCGATGCTCGATCGTCTCGACTTTCTGCCGGTGCCGCAACGCGACGCTTTGAGCACGGCATTGGGTCAAACGACAGGTCCCGCACCGGACCGCCTTCTCGTAGGGTTGGCGGTGTTGAACATGTTCTCCAGCATGGCTGAGGTCGAGCCGCTCGTTTGTTTGGTCGACGATCTGCAGTGGCTCGACCAGGCCTCGTCGCAGACGCTCGTATTTGTCGCCCGGCGGTTGGCCGCTGAATCTGTGGGTTTGGTCCTCACGACGCGGGTTGTGAACCCCGAGCTGAAAAAGCTCCCGACGCTGGAGGTCAACGGGCTCACGGAAACGGACGCGCGAGCTTTATTGGAGACGGTTTTGGCCACGCCGCTGGATGCGCGGGTGCGCGACCAGATCATCGCCGAGACTCGCGGCAATCCACTGGCGCTGCTCGAATTGCCCCGTAGTCTCGCGGGGCGAGAACTGGCCGGGGGGTTCGGGTTACCAGGGGCGCCGCGGCTGTCAGCGGCGATGGAGCAAAGTTTCCGCCGCGGGGTGGAGGCCTTGCCCGACCAGAGCCGTCGATTGTTGGTGTTGGCGGCGGCGGAGCCGCTCGGCGACCCGGGGCTGCTGTGGCGCGCCGCCGCACGTTTGGAGATCGGTGCGCAGGCCGCCACCCCGGCGATCGAGGCGGGCTTGGCGGAATTCGGTGCGCGGGTGCGTTTCCGCCATCCGCTGGCACGCTCAGCCGCCTACCGGGCGGCCCCGTTGCACATCAGACAGCAGGTACACGCCGCGCTGGCCGAGGTGACCGACCCGGACTCCGATCCTGACCGGCGCGCATGGCATCGCGCACATGCTGCGCCAGGTCCGGACGAGGACGTCGCCGCCGAGTTGGAGCGTTCGGCAGGGCGGGCGCGGGCCCGTGGCGGCATGGCGGCCGCGGCCGCGTTTCACGAGCGGGCGACGATGTTGACCCTCGATCCGGCCCTTCGCGTCGAGCGCGCTCTGGTTGCCGCGGCATCGAAAGCCGACGCCGGCGCGTTCGACTCGACGCTGGATCTGCTTGCCATGGCCGAGCGCGGACCGCTCAGCGAACTGCAGCATGCTCGGGCGGACCTCATTCGTGCCCAGTTGGCATACGCCACGAACCGGGGCGGCGATGCTCCGCTCCTGCTGCTTCGGGCCGCGCGGCGGCTCGAGCCGATTGACGCCAGACTGGCCCGGGAGACGTACCTGGACGCGATTTCCGCCGCTGAGTTCGCAGGCCGTCTCGCCAGTCCGGGGGGCCACGTACTCGAGGTAGCAAGGGCTGCGACCGCGGCCCCCCGATCGACGGAGCTGCCACGCGCTCCCGATCTCGTGCTTAACGGGCTGGCGGCGAATTTCATCGAGGGGTATTCGGCCGCGGTGCCATACCTGCGTGCGGCGCTGGACGCCACGGGAACCGGTATGTCGGCTGATGACGAGCTTCGCTGGATGTGGCTGACTAGCCAAGCGGCACTGCACCTTTGGGATGACGCACACTGGGACAGGCTCTCGCAACGTTACCTCACGTTGGCACGCAAGACGGGCGCGATGAACGCGCTTCCGCTCGCCCTGAGCACACGGGCGATGTTGCTGACGTTCGTTGGCGATCTGACGGCTGTGAGCGTGCTGGTCGAAGAGCAGCACACGGTGACCGAGGCCACGGGAAGCAACCTCGCGCCGTACGCCGCCATGACCCTGGCCTCGATCCGCGGCCATCAAGCAGACGCGGAGGCGCTCATCTCGCGGACCGTTGCAGAAGCCCCTCAACGGGGAGAAGGCATCTCGACCGCCGTGGCCGAGTGGACGAAAGCCCTGCTTCATAACGGCCTCGGCAACTACGCGGAAGCACTGGCGGCCGCCCGCCGCGGGCTCGAGCAACAGGAGTATCCCAGCCTTCGTTACCCGGGGGTGGCCAACTGGGCCGCGGCAGAGTTCGTCGAGGCCGCCGTGCGAAGCGGAATGCGCGAAGAGGCAACCCAAGCGATGGAGTGGATCACCGAGATGACCAGCGCTTCCCGCACCGGATGGGCGCTCGGTGTGGAGACGCGCTGCCGTGCGCTGCTGGCCGACGGTGAGGCGGCCGAGCTGCTGTACCGAGAGTCGATCGCACACTATGGGCACAGTCGTGTCCGCGCCGAGCTCGCCCGCACGCATCTGCTCTACGGTGAATGGCTGCGGCGGGGGCGCCGGCGCACGGAGGCTCGGACGCAGCTGCGTATCGCGCACGAAATGCTCGACGCGATGGGGATGGAGGCATTCGCTGAACGGGCCCGACGTGAGCTGCAGGCCACCGGTGAGACCGCACGAAAGCGCACTGCCGGCGTCGACGGTGAAAAGCTGACGGCGCAGGAAACTCAGGTCGCGCGGCTGGCTCGGGACGGCTTGTCGAATCCGGAGATCGGCGCCCGGTTGTTCATCAGCCCCAGAACCGTCCAGTACCACCTTCGCAAGGTGTTCACCAAGCTCGATATCAGCTCGCGCAGTCAACTTGACCGGGTCTTGCCGACAGATCGTCCAGGTTCAGGGTGA